In Xanthomonas campestris pv. phormiicola, the DNA window CGTCCAGGCCGGTGGTGCCGGACACCAGCGCCGCACCGCGCGCCACGCACAGCGCCAGCACCGGGTCGAAGCCTTGCGGCAGGCTGAAATCGACCGCCACGTCGAACGCCGGCGCGCCATTCAGTTCGGCCGCGGCGAAGTACGGCACCCCGTCGATCACCCGCTGCGCCGGCGCCCGGCGGATCACCGCACCGACCACCTGCAGCGCCGGATCCTGCGCCGCCAGCCGCAACAGCGCCTGGCCCATGCGGCCGGACGCACCATGAATCAACACACGTACGGGGGAAGTCGTCATCGCACAAGGCTAGCGGTTTGTGGCGATGGGCGACAGGGGTGTTGGGCTAGCGGCGTCGACCGGGAGAAACCGCTTCAACCCTGACATCGTCCGCAACCGGTGGGTCCGTCGCTTCGTTCGTCGCGGCTGAAGTCGCTCCCGCAAAGGGCTCGCGGCCAACGCATCCGGGCGCACTGCAGGAGGAGCCTCGGCCCCGACAGCTTCACCAGAAGCCGGAAAGTCGATCGCTCCGTTCGTTGCATTGCCGGCAAGCGCCGGCTATTCGGCCGCCGGCCGTCCCAGCAGACGCTTGTCCCAGCATTCGACTTCGCGCTGGGCCAGGCGCCGTTCGAACAGCACGCGCCAGTTCGGCACCAGCGGCAGCGCCAGCACCTGCTCCAGCAGCGCCGGATCCACCTCGCGCCGGTAGAGCAGCTGGATCAGCCGCGCCAGCGACCAGTCCGGATAGGGCCGCTCGAGCAGGGTCAGGCGATCGCCGGCCGCCACCTCTCCCGGCTGCAGCACGCGGTAGTACCAGCCGGTGCGGCCGCTTTCCTGCACGCGCCGCGCCAGCGTCGCCACGCCGAAACGGTCGGACAGCTTCCAGCACGGCTGCCGCGACTGCGAGACCTCGACCAGCGCCGTGCCCAGCCGCAGCCGGTCGCCCAGGCACAGGTCGGCCTCGGTGGCGCCGTGCGTGCTGAGGTTCTCGCCGAACGCGCCCGGCGCCTCCAGCAAGGCGTGCGCGCCCAGCTCCTGGCGCCAGGCCGTGTAGTGGTCGCGCGGGTAGTGGTGCAGCGCCTTGTCCGGGCCGCCGTGCACGCGGCGGTCGCCCTGCTCGTCCAGCTCCAGGCCTTCGATCCCGATCCGCAATCGCCCGGACAGCGGCCGCTTGGCGATCGCGCTGCGGCTGCCGGGCCGGGTGAACTCCTGCACGCGGCCGACCAGCACCGCATCCACGCCCAGGTCCAATGCCGCAGCCGAGTGCATGCGCCGCCGCCCCGGTGCCGGATCAGGCCGCCGCGCCGCGATGCGCGGCGACTTCGGCCTGCAGCAGTTCGCCGAGGATGCGCACGCCAGCGTCGATGCGTTCTTCCGGCACGGTCACGAACGACAGCCGCAAGGTGTTGCGCTGCGGTTCGACCGCGTAGAACGGCGCGCCCGGCACGAAGGCCACGTTGCGCTCGATCGCCTTGGCCAGCAGCGCGCCGCCATCCATGCCTGCCGGCAACTCGACCCAGATGAACATGCCGCCGGCGGGGCGGTTCCAGCGCACCTGCGCCGGAAAATATTTCTGCAGCGCCACAAGCATCTGCTGGCAGCGGCTCGCGTACAGGCTGCGGATACCGGGGATGTGCGCATCCAGGAAGCCGTCCTGCACCGCCTCGTAGACGATGCGCTGGCTGAACGAGGGCGTGTGCAGGTCCGCCGCCTGCTTGGCCTGCACCAGCTTGGCGTGCACCGCTTCCGGCGCCACCACGAAACCCAGGCGCAGGCCGGGTGCCAGCACCTTGGAGAACGAGCCCATGTAGATCGCGCCCTCCGGATGCATCGACAGCAGGCTCGGCAGCGTGTCGCCGCTGTAGCACAGCTCGCCGTAGGGGTCGTCCTCGACGATCGGCACGCCGGCGGCGGCCGCACGCGCGACCAGCGCCTGGCGCCGGTGCAGCGGCAGGCGCCGCCCGGTCGGGTTCTGGAAGTTCGGCAGGCAGTACATGAAACGCGCGCCGGCCAGTTGCGCGTCGTCCAGCGCATCCACCACCAGCCCGTCGTCGTCCGAGCGCATCGCCGCGAACGCCGGCTGGAACAGCGAGAACGCCTGCAGCGCGCCCAGGTAGCTCGGCGTCTCCACCAGCACCTTGCTGCCTTCGTCGATGAACACCTTGCCGAGCAGGTCCAGGCCCTGCTGCGACCCAGTGGTGATCAGCACCTGGCTCGGGCGGATCGTGACGCCGTCGCGGCTCAGGCGCGCGGCCACCCATTCGCGCAGCGGAAGATAGCCTTCGGTCGGGCCGTATTGCAGCGCAGCGTGGGGCGCCTCGCGCAGGACCTTGTCGCAGGCGTACTGCATGCGCGCCACCGGGAACGTGTCCGGCGACGGCAGCCCGCCGGCGAAGGAGATCACCTCCGGGCGTTCGGTGACCTTGAGGATTTCGCGGATCGCCGAACTGGTCAGCGCCTGCGCACGGCGGGAGAACTGGAAGGAGGTCGTCATGCTTACCAGCATAACGTCAGCATGGACACACTCCACTGTGCGGCGCAGCGCAAGCGACAGCG includes these proteins:
- a CDS encoding MOSC domain-containing protein, yielding MHSAAALDLGVDAVLVGRVQEFTRPGSRSAIAKRPLSGRLRIGIEGLELDEQGDRRVHGGPDKALHHYPRDHYTAWRQELGAHALLEAPGAFGENLSTHGATEADLCLGDRLRLGTALVEVSQSRQPCWKLSDRFGVATLARRVQESGRTGWYYRVLQPGEVAAGDRLTLLERPYPDWSLARLIQLLYRREVDPALLEQVLALPLVPNWRVLFERRLAQREVECWDKRLLGRPAAE
- a CDS encoding PLP-dependent aminotransferase family protein, whose product is MTTSFQFSRRAQALTSSAIREILKVTERPEVISFAGGLPSPDTFPVARMQYACDKVLREAPHAALQYGPTEGYLPLREWVAARLSRDGVTIRPSQVLITTGSQQGLDLLGKVFIDEGSKVLVETPSYLGALQAFSLFQPAFAAMRSDDDGLVVDALDDAQLAGARFMYCLPNFQNPTGRRLPLHRRQALVARAAAAGVPIVEDDPYGELCYSGDTLPSLLSMHPEGAIYMGSFSKVLAPGLRLGFVVAPEAVHAKLVQAKQAADLHTPSFSQRIVYEAVQDGFLDAHIPGIRSLYASRCQQMLVALQKYFPAQVRWNRPAGGMFIWVELPAGMDGGALLAKAIERNVAFVPGAPFYAVEPQRNTLRLSFVTVPEERIDAGVRILGELLQAEVAAHRGAAA